The DNA region AGATGGAGTATGTGTACGGTGCGCTCCTCCTGCACTCCGCAGGAAAGCCCATAACCGAGGAGAGTCTGAGCAATGTGCTGAAGGCCGCGGGCGTGGCCGTGGACGCCACCCGCGCCAAGGCGCTTGTCGCAGCCCTCCAGGGAGTTGATATCGCCAAGGCGATAGCGACGGCGGCCGCGGCACCAGTGGTGGCGGCGCCGGCCCCCGAAGCGAAAAAAGAGGAGAAGAAGGAGGAGAAGAAGGAGAAGAAGGAGGAGAAG from Thermoplasmata archaeon includes:
- the rpl12p gene encoding 50S ribosomal protein P1 codes for the protein MEYVYGALLLHSAGKPITEESLSNVLKAAGVAVDATRAKALVAALQGVDIAKAIATAAAAPVVAAPAPEAKKEEKKEEKKEKKEEKTVTEEEAAAGLSALFG